A window of the Oreochromis niloticus isolate F11D_XX unplaced genomic scaffold, O_niloticus_UMD_NMBU tig00006521_pilon, whole genome shotgun sequence genome harbors these coding sequences:
- the LOC100697695 gene encoding LOW QUALITY PROTEIN: tonsoku-like protein (The sequence of the model RefSeq protein was modified relative to this genomic sequence to represent the inferred CDS: inserted 1 base in 1 codon), whose amino-acid sequence ANSCSVSWLCEQAAQRYYQKCGLLPRLSLQKEGALLSPQDQLLAVLHTNEEVLAEVCSWDLPPLPERYKKACQSLAVNENKRVSRLCEVQDRGSSVSVCGLGLAVSSLGPLLRALKLQASLTELRISGNRMSDDLLPELIATTLTMPRLQLLDISANCITGDGLEKAVNALKGQSAPAFPCLEELDLSMNPLGDSVSESLSCLLSCCPVLAKLSLQACGLTARFLQQHQLLLASALTGXLHCLTHVDLSVVCRGPADYPALEHLAKVLSQDECSLTHLSLAANGLTDSSVATLARCLSSCPTLVSLNLSGNPSVTSAGLHNILASVREARRPLTLRKLEGCQVSGPWESEDLDSLSELVQDIRLCSQALNKLDRQTLKQSWDRTQSHGHFLDRNSKCLLSATST is encoded by the exons gccaaCTCCTGCTCTGTGTCGTGGCTGTGTGAGCAGGCAGCTCAGCGTTACTACCAGAAATGTGGCCTCCTGCCTCGTCTCTCTCTGCAGAAAGAAGGCGCCCTGCTCTCCCCGCAGGACCAGCTGCTGGCTGTCCTGCACACAAATGAAGAG GTTCTGGCTGAAGTTTGCTCGTGGGATCTCCCTCCTCTCCCTGAGCGATACAAGAAGGCCTGTCAAAGTCTGGCAGTGA ATGAGAACAAGCGTGTCTCCCGGCTATGTGAGGTTCAGGACCGGGGTTCCTCCGTGTCAGTGTGTGGCCTGGGTTTGGCCGTCTCTTCCCTCGGCCCGCTTCTCCGTGCCCTAAAACTTCAGGCCAGCCTCACCGAGCTGCGAATTTCTGGCAACCGTATGTCTGACGACCTTCTCCCTGAGCTGATTGCCACAACGCTCACCATGCCTCGTCTGCAGCTGCTGGACATTTCCGCCAACTGCATTACAGGGGACGGGCTGGAGAAGGCTGTTAATGCTTTAAAGGGACAGAGTGCACCTGCATTCCCA TGCCTGGAGGAGCTGGACCTCAGTATGAACCCACTGGGGGACAGCGTGTCTGAGTCTCTGTCCTGTCTgctgtcctgctgccctgtgCTAGCCAAGCTGTCTCTGCAGGCCTGCGGCCTCACTGCTCGTTTCCTTCAGCAGCATCAACTGCTGCTAGCCAGCGCGCTCACAG GACTCCACTGCCTCACACACGTGGACCTGTCGGTTGTCTGCAGAGGGCCTGCTGATTACCCGGCACTGGAACACCTCGCCAAAGTCCTGTCACAG gaCGAGTGCTCTCTGACCCACCTGAGCCTGGCTGCAAATGGGCTGACAGACAGCAGTGTAGCTACCTTGGCGAG GTGCCTCTCGTCGTGTCCCACACTGGTGAGTCTGAATCTGTCAGGAAATCCGTCTGTTACATCAGCGGGACTTCACAACATCCTGGCGTCTGTCAGAGAGGCCCGTCGACCACTGACACTTCGAAAACTTGAAG GTTGTCAGGTCTCTGGCCCCTGGGAGAGTGAAGACCTGGACAGTTTGTCAGAGCTGGTCCAGGATATCCGTCTTTGCTCTCAGGCCCTCAACAAGCTGGACCGACAGACCTTGAAGCAGAGCTGGGACAGGACTCAGTCACACGGACACTTTCTCGACCGAAACTCCAAGTGCCTC